From the genome of Vigna angularis cultivar LongXiaoDou No.4 chromosome 11, ASM1680809v1, whole genome shotgun sequence, one region includes:
- the LOC108332880 gene encoding leucine-rich repeat extensin-like protein 3, producing MCYVGKATKIFIFIVTVLVVLGLVLGLGILRRRHHTTANECSDGSCSHLLPPAISAPNFNPPTPPPSFQYPPTPPTIPVTNPTPPPPSDTNPSPPPPPMQQSPPPPPPPPEESAPPNPPSVAGPPINTPTPGSALVAQAPVHVFV from the coding sequence ATGTGCTACGTGGGGAAAGCAACAAAGATCTTCATTTTCATAGTCACGGTGCTCGTTGTTCTGGGTCTGGTTTTGGGATTGGGGATCCTACGCCGCCGCCACCACACAACTGCAAATGAATGTTCTGATGGGTCTTGCTCACATCTACTTCCACCTGCAATCTCCGCCCCCAATTTCAATCCACCAACCCCACCTCCCTCCTTTCAATACCCCCCTACCCCACCAACCATTCCGGTTACAAATCCAACCCCTCCTCCTCCTTCCGACACCAACCCAtctccgccgccgccgccaATGCAGCAGTCGCCGCCACCGCCGCCACCTCCGCCGGAGGAATCTGCCCCTCCAAATCCTCCAAGTGTGGCGGGGCCACCTATTAATACACCTACACCAGGGTCGGCGCTGGTGGCACAAGCTCCTGTGCATGTTTTTGTGTAG